The Saccharopolyspora gloriosae genome has a segment encoding these proteins:
- a CDS encoding DUF3048 domain-containing protein, protein MVRFRGVLARTAVLLAVLATVLAGGLACQPARTQRAPEPPQGAAPPPEPMAEAPAAEPPSEGPPVLAVKIDNVPEARPPTGIGAADMVVVEPVEGGLSRLVAVFGEHRPPVVGPVRSARETDLELLAQFGRPTLVFSGAAPELLPMLDGAPLDPVQPERSPGGFFRGDDRPVPHNLFVRPDEVPAGAAWSPEAPLVFGPAPAGGVPRESAQVDYLAASTGFTWSPEQRRWLVSMDGRPAAATDSGRLGAGTVVLQEVNVRDSSLSDSKGSVSPHAETVGSGRAVVLRDGLAFDARWSRPSPDVGATYTTASGEPLPFAPGPVWVALTERL, encoded by the coding sequence ATGGTGCGATTCCGAGGAGTTCTGGCGCGGACAGCGGTGCTGCTGGCGGTGTTGGCGACCGTGCTGGCGGGAGGTCTCGCCTGTCAGCCGGCCCGGACCCAGCGCGCCCCGGAACCACCGCAGGGCGCCGCCCCGCCTCCCGAGCCGATGGCCGAGGCGCCCGCGGCGGAGCCGCCGAGCGAGGGGCCACCGGTGCTCGCCGTGAAGATCGACAACGTGCCGGAGGCGCGGCCACCGACCGGTATCGGCGCGGCGGACATGGTCGTCGTGGAACCGGTGGAGGGAGGTTTGAGCAGACTCGTCGCGGTCTTCGGCGAACACCGCCCACCGGTGGTGGGGCCGGTGCGCAGCGCTCGGGAAACCGACCTGGAGCTGCTCGCCCAGTTCGGCAGGCCGACGCTGGTGTTCTCCGGCGCGGCCCCGGAACTGCTGCCGATGTTGGACGGGGCGCCGCTGGACCCGGTGCAGCCGGAACGGTCGCCGGGCGGGTTCTTCCGCGGTGATGACCGCCCGGTTCCGCACAACCTGTTCGTCCGTCCCGATGAGGTCCCGGCAGGCGCGGCCTGGTCGCCGGAGGCGCCGCTGGTGTTCGGGCCTGCCCCGGCGGGCGGGGTTCCGCGGGAGTCCGCACAGGTCGACTACCTCGCCGCGTCCACCGGTTTCACCTGGTCACCGGAGCAGCGGCGGTGGCTGGTGTCGATGGACGGCCGACCGGCCGCCGCCACCGACAGCGGGCGGCTCGGTGCGGGGACGGTGGTGCTGCAAGAGGTCAACGTCCGCGACTCCTCGTTGAGCGACAGCAAGGGGAGCGTCTCGCCGCACGCGGAGACGGTGGGTTCGGGCCGCGCGGTGGTGCTGCGCGACGGCCTGGCGTTCGACGCGCGATGGTCCCGGCC